A portion of the Nitrospira sp. genome contains these proteins:
- the mgtE gene encoding magnesium transporter, giving the protein MRLVSIQRLLRRGAITNLAKMLARMHPADIANVIDHLSSLKEKREIFELVRGDVKRGQVLSELDGESITLVLSDLLPSDAAWLLKDLGSDDIAYILSVIPNDRAKEILALMRTEDSTEIADLLKYPKGTAGGIMTTEFFALFEDATAQEAIRRLQQATDAEMVFYIYVTDKEDRLVGVLSLRQLLTVPPATPLKNIMTRDLISVAVDMDQEEVSRQVASYNLLAIPVVEKDGKLVGIITVDDVVDVIREEATEDMLKMAGAIEEDAMFKSSSMAAARVRLPWLFTNLVGSLLSGMLLWMFRYTIQEVVAIVSFIPVIAAMGGNVGLQSSTLIIRGLATGLVELTDVWKIFFREAKIAFLMGIACSLMLTVVGWLWHQVFLGMVVGVSLITAFLVSTSMATVMPIVLKRMGVDPAVAAGPFVTTANDITGIAIYLTLATIFLEQIR; this is encoded by the coding sequence GTGCGGCTGGTCTCCATTCAGCGGCTTCTGCGCCGTGGCGCCATCACCAATCTGGCCAAGATGCTGGCGCGCATGCATCCGGCGGATATTGCCAACGTCATCGACCATCTTTCCTCACTGAAAGAAAAACGCGAAATCTTCGAACTGGTGCGCGGAGACGTCAAGCGTGGGCAGGTGCTCAGCGAATTGGACGGCGAGAGCATCACGCTGGTGTTGTCCGATCTGCTGCCTTCCGATGCCGCCTGGTTGTTAAAAGACCTCGGTTCCGACGATATCGCCTACATTTTGAGTGTGATTCCGAACGATCGCGCCAAGGAGATCCTGGCGCTGATGCGGACGGAGGACTCCACTGAAATCGCCGACCTGCTGAAGTATCCCAAAGGCACGGCCGGCGGCATCATGACCACGGAGTTCTTCGCGCTCTTCGAGGATGCCACGGCGCAGGAAGCCATTCGTCGCTTGCAGCAGGCCACCGACGCGGAAATGGTGTTCTACATCTATGTAACGGACAAGGAGGACCGGCTTGTCGGTGTGTTATCGCTCCGCCAATTACTGACCGTCCCTCCGGCGACTCCGTTGAAGAACATCATGACCCGGGATCTGATCAGCGTGGCCGTGGACATGGATCAGGAGGAGGTCTCGCGCCAGGTCGCGAGCTACAACCTGCTGGCCATTCCGGTGGTGGAGAAAGACGGCAAATTGGTCGGCATCATCACGGTAGACGACGTCGTCGATGTCATCCGTGAAGAAGCGACCGAAGACATGTTGAAAATGGCCGGCGCCATCGAAGAGGATGCGATGTTCAAGTCCTCCAGCATGGCCGCTGCTCGTGTGCGCCTGCCGTGGCTCTTTACCAATCTCGTCGGGAGCCTCCTGTCCGGCATGCTGTTATGGATGTTCCGGTATACCATTCAGGAAGTGGTGGCCATCGTCAGTTTTATCCCCGTCATCGCGGCCATGGGGGGCAACGTCGGGTTGCAGTCCTCCACGCTGATTATTCGAGGGCTCGCCACCGGCCTGGTGGAACTCACCGACGTGTGGAAGATTTTCTTTCGCGAAGCGAAGATTGCCTTTTTGATGGGCATTGCCTGTAGCCTGATGCTGACCGTAGTGGGCTGGCTGTGGCATCAGGTCTTTTTGGGCATGGTGGTCGGTGTGTCGCTCATTACGGCGTTCCTGGTCTCGACGAGTATGGCGACGGTGATGCCGATTGTCTTGAAGCGGATGGGCGTGGATCCTGCCGTCGCCGCCGGTCCGTTCGTGACGACGGCCAATGACATCACCGGCATTGCTATTTACCTCACGCTGGCGACGATCTTCCTCGAGCAAATTCGATAA
- the era gene encoding GTPase Era, whose amino-acid sequence MKFGSVAIIGRSNVGKSTLLNRLLKEKIAIVSDKPQTTRTRILGVAHVEGAQIVFLDTPGFHEPHHLLNRRMVRTTLDTFDDADVLYVVVEATAQPGPGDLAVIEHVKQAVAKQARPVVLVINKVDLVNKSRLLPLMEQYLRIFPWTEIVPVSAETADNVDRLLSVTVSLLAEGEATFGDDVVTDQSMRTLAAELIREKILQQTYEEVPHSVAVEIEEFIETKKLTKIGAVVLVEKESQKGILIGKHGERLKLVGTAAREDMERLFGTKVFLKVWVKVRESWREDEQTLAELGY is encoded by the coding sequence ATGAAGTTTGGAAGTGTGGCCATCATCGGACGGTCGAATGTCGGGAAATCGACGCTCCTCAATCGTCTGCTGAAAGAAAAAATCGCCATTGTCTCCGACAAGCCGCAGACCACCAGGACGCGGATTCTGGGTGTGGCGCATGTTGAGGGCGCTCAAATTGTCTTTCTCGATACGCCCGGGTTTCACGAGCCGCATCACTTGTTGAACCGCCGCATGGTGCGCACGACACTGGACACCTTCGACGATGCTGATGTGCTGTATGTGGTGGTCGAAGCCACCGCTCAGCCAGGCCCTGGTGATCTCGCCGTCATCGAACATGTGAAGCAGGCGGTTGCCAAGCAGGCGCGGCCGGTGGTGCTAGTGATCAATAAAGTCGATCTGGTGAACAAGTCGCGTTTGTTGCCATTGATGGAGCAGTATCTGCGGATTTTCCCCTGGACGGAAATCGTTCCGGTCTCGGCGGAAACCGCGGACAATGTGGATCGCCTGTTGTCGGTGACGGTGTCGCTCCTGGCGGAAGGTGAGGCGACGTTTGGCGACGATGTGGTCACGGATCAATCGATGCGCACCCTCGCGGCGGAACTGATCCGGGAGAAAATTCTGCAGCAGACCTACGAAGAGGTGCCTCACTCGGTGGCGGTCGAGATCGAGGAGTTTATCGAGACCAAGAAATTGACCAAGATCGGCGCCGTGGTGCTGGTCGAGAAAGAGTCGCAGAAAGGCATTCTGATCGGCAAACACGGCGAACGTCTCAAGCTGGTGGGGACGGCGGCCCGGGAAGATATGGAACGCCTGTTCGGGACGAAGGTCTTTTTGAAGGTCTGGGTCAAAGTGCGCGAATCCTGGCGGGAAGACGAACAAACGCTTGCGGAGTTAGGTTATTAA